The following proteins are co-located in the Desulfonatronum thiodismutans genome:
- a CDS encoding ABC transporter substrate-binding protein, with translation MRLIATAMVFCLLLMTSTSALAQNVNLTMYYPVAVGGPITKIIDDMIADFQKDNPGITVQAVYAGNYDDTRTKALAALNAGEPVQLSVLFSIDVFDLMDQDVIVPFDDLVATDEERQWMGSFYPALMENSTVDGKVYGIPFQRSTIVMYYNKDAFRDAGLDPESPPATWDEMVEAAKKLTKRDASGNVTQWGMHVPSSGYPYWMFQAFAMQNNQVLMSGDGTEVYFDHPAVVESLEFWRDLSHTHDVMPRGVIDWGTLRQKFLEGSTAMMWHTTGNLTPVRNEARFDFGVAMLPAKQRRGSPTGGGNFYVFKQASAEERKAALQFIRWMTSPERAADWSIATGYVGVRPDAYATPALSEYVEGFAAAAVARDQLEYATAEFSTYETARVKKFLDDAIQSVLTGQAQPTQALQGAQSAADRVLRAYK, from the coding sequence ATGCGCCTTATCGCGACCGCCATGGTTTTTTGTCTGCTGCTCATGACGAGCACGTCGGCCCTGGCTCAGAACGTCAATCTGACCATGTACTACCCCGTGGCCGTGGGAGGACCGATCACCAAGATCATCGACGACATGATCGCCGACTTCCAGAAGGACAATCCGGGGATCACGGTCCAGGCCGTGTACGCCGGGAACTACGACGACACGCGGACCAAGGCCCTGGCCGCGCTGAACGCCGGAGAGCCGGTGCAGCTTTCCGTGCTGTTTTCCATCGACGTCTTCGACCTGATGGATCAGGATGTAATCGTTCCTTTTGATGATCTCGTCGCCACGGACGAGGAGCGCCAATGGATGGGAAGCTTCTATCCCGCGCTGATGGAGAACAGCACGGTGGACGGGAAGGTGTACGGCATCCCGTTCCAGCGCTCGACCATCGTGATGTACTATAACAAGGACGCCTTCCGGGATGCCGGGCTGGATCCGGAGAGCCCGCCGGCCACCTGGGACGAAATGGTCGAGGCGGCCAAGAAGCTGACCAAGCGCGACGCCTCGGGCAACGTGACCCAGTGGGGCATGCACGTCCCGTCCTCGGGATATCCCTATTGGATGTTTCAGGCCTTTGCCATGCAGAACAACCAGGTGCTGATGTCCGGTGACGGCACAGAGGTATACTTTGATCATCCCGCCGTGGTGGAAAGCCTGGAATTCTGGCGTGATTTGTCCCATACTCACGACGTGATGCCCAGGGGCGTGATCGACTGGGGAACGCTGCGCCAGAAATTTCTGGAGGGCAGCACGGCCATGATGTGGCACACCACCGGCAACCTGACCCCGGTGCGCAATGAGGCCCGTTTTGATTTTGGAGTGGCCATGCTCCCGGCCAAGCAGCGCCGCGGCAGCCCCACGGGTGGCGGCAATTTTTATGTGTTCAAGCAGGCCAGCGCCGAGGAACGGAAGGCGGCTTTGCAATTCATTCGCTGGATGACCTCGCCAGAGCGGGCCGCTGACTGGTCCATCGCCACCGGATACGTGGGTGTTCGCCCGGACGCTTACGCCACGCCCGCCTTGTCCGAGTATGTTGAAGGCTTTGCGGCGGCGGCCGTGGCCCGGGATCAGTTGGAGTACGCCACGGCGGAATTTTCCACCTATGAGACGGCCCGGGTGAAGAAGTTCCTGGACGACGCCATTCAATCGGTGCTCACCGGGCAGGCCCAGCCGACCCAGGCTCTGCAAGGCGCTCAGTCCGCGGCTGATCGCGTGTTGCGCGCCTACAAATAG
- a CDS encoding ABC transporter ATP-binding protein produces the protein MRIELNQVGKVFKNAVALDNISFKVESGELVVILGPSGCGKSTLLRIIAGLDDASSGMVLIGEQDVTKLSPDRRGISMVFQSYALFPHLSVAENIVFGLRIRGLGKAEIRKRLDHAAGMLGLGELLDRKPAQLSGGQRQRVALGRAIVSQQPICLMDEPLSNLDAKLRHEMRREILELQRKLRMTMVYVTHDQVEAMTMADRIVLLDHGRVAQISSPAELYARPSSLFAAQFIGSPPMNMLTLEPFGEGCALAGSERMIVRGGCEPLFLGVRPEDVRPAEDGIPGVVIRTEYHGADTLVAAQVSGQEVVMRLYGKLDYQAGDAIHVIWDRESSHLFSAESGERREGLEPRLVLPGTAR, from the coding sequence ATGCGTATTGAATTGAATCAGGTGGGCAAGGTGTTCAAGAACGCCGTGGCCCTGGACAATATCAGTTTTAAAGTGGAATCCGGGGAATTGGTGGTGATTCTTGGTCCGTCCGGGTGCGGGAAGTCGACCTTGTTGCGGATCATTGCCGGCCTGGACGACGCCAGTTCGGGGATGGTGTTGATCGGCGAGCAGGACGTGACCAAGCTGTCTCCGGATCGCCGCGGCATTTCCATGGTCTTTCAATCCTACGCCCTGTTTCCGCACTTGAGCGTCGCGGAGAATATCGTCTTTGGGCTGCGCATCCGGGGATTGGGCAAGGCCGAAATCCGGAAACGCCTGGACCATGCCGCGGGCATGCTGGGGCTTGGAGAACTGCTGGACCGCAAACCGGCTCAGCTTTCCGGGGGCCAGCGCCAGCGAGTGGCCCTGGGGCGGGCCATTGTCTCGCAACAGCCGATCTGCTTGATGGACGAACCCCTCTCGAACCTGGACGCCAAGCTGCGCCATGAAATGCGTCGGGAGATCCTGGAATTGCAACGCAAGCTGCGTATGACCATGGTCTATGTGACCCATGACCAAGTGGAAGCCATGACCATGGCCGACCGCATCGTTCTTCTGGATCATGGCCGCGTGGCTCAGATTTCCTCTCCCGCGGAACTCTATGCCCGGCCTTCCAGCTTGTTCGCGGCCCAGTTCATCGGCTCTCCGCCGATGAACATGCTGACTCTGGAACCCTTTGGGGAGGGCTGCGCGCTTGCTGGAAGCGAGAGGATGATTGTCCGGGGCGGGTGCGAGCCTCTGTTTCTTGGGGTTCGCCCGGAAGACGTCCGCCCGGCTGAGGATGGAATTCCCGGCGTGGTTATTCGAACGGAGTATCACGGCGCGGACACCCTGGTCGCCGCCCAGGTGAGCGGGCAGGAGGTGGTCATGCGTTTGTACGGCAAGCTCGACTACCAGGCAGGAGATGCGATCCACGTGATTTGGGACAGAGAAAGCAGCCACCTTTTCAGCGCGGAGAGCGGGGAGCGTCGCGAAGGCCTGGAGCCTCGGCTCGTGCTCCCGGGAACCGCCCGCTGA
- a CDS encoding TraR/DksA family transcriptional regulator, producing MTHDQLFVFRNLLHGLMDQIRDKGTATAEAISGIYQACPDLNDRASLESDRHMLILIGQRERNLTRQVLAALSRIDDGTYGVCQECDEQIPLKRLEIHPTSTLCVYCQQERERESAMGALAWA from the coding sequence ATGACCCACGATCAACTGTTTGTGTTTCGGAACCTGTTGCACGGTTTGATGGATCAGATTCGGGACAAGGGCACGGCCACGGCCGAGGCGATCAGCGGAATCTATCAGGCATGTCCGGATTTGAACGACCGGGCCTCCCTGGAATCGGATCGACACATGCTGATCCTGATCGGTCAGCGCGAAAGGAACCTGACGCGGCAAGTCCTGGCCGCATTGTCCCGCATCGACGACGGCACCTACGGCGTTTGCCAGGAATGCGACGAGCAAATCCCCCTCAAACGCCTGGAAATCCACCCCACCTCCACCCTGTGCGTGTATTGCCAGCAGGAACGGGAACGGGAGTCCGCAATGGGCGCGTTGGCCTGGGCCTGA
- a CDS encoding EAL domain-containing protein gives MTAQVEYLMPKKNVSSPPLPNIHPVSLDYSACVGGRPDSSSPRACVLMRPAPYVAPTVPLLNVYDTFRNHPDLMVLPVVQENKPVGLINRFKLHEMFSQPFTRELHGRKPISMFMAASPVIVDKNVSIDDLARIIIDAGMQHMYDGFILTDQGKYAGIGNGHDLLGAITERKQAHLFYLAHYDALTDLPNRLLFKDRLTQACTRSERNGHSVALMFLDLDRFKLINDTLGHSVGDRLLKSVAGRLLENVRKKDTVSRLGGDEFTIILDDVETPQDAAVVAQKIIHAMGQPFVLEGDEVVVTTSIGVAFYPQDAANAEELQKNSDAAMYHAKEKGKNNYQFFKPEMNIQVNARLSLENQLRKAVEADQLLLHYQPQVELSTGRVVGVEALLRWQHPELGFVPPLTFIPLAEELGLMASIGEFVLHEACRQNKQWQDELGVRVCMAVNLAGWQLEQPDFPDTVERILRKTGLSPRCLELELTENVLMENIKQARTALNVLGQMGVLVAIDDFGTGYSSLNYLLNLPIDTLKIDKCFIQSIGLQDDGATIATAVIALARSLKLNVVAEGVETIEQQEFLREKGCDFIQGYYFSRPLPAADLAPILTKHAKIPTSRKLNCLDAE, from the coding sequence ATGACCGCTCAAGTCGAGTATTTGATGCCGAAAAAAAACGTTTCCTCCCCACCTTTGCCCAACATCCACCCCGTATCACTGGACTATTCGGCATGCGTCGGCGGCCGCCCAGACTCATCCTCTCCCCGTGCCTGCGTCCTGATGCGTCCGGCTCCCTATGTCGCCCCCACCGTGCCCCTACTCAATGTTTACGATACCTTCCGCAACCATCCGGATCTGATGGTGCTGCCCGTGGTTCAAGAGAACAAACCAGTGGGGTTGATCAATCGTTTCAAGCTGCATGAGATGTTCAGTCAACCGTTCACTCGTGAACTCCATGGTCGCAAGCCCATCAGCATGTTCATGGCCGCCAGCCCGGTGATCGTGGACAAGAACGTGTCCATCGACGATCTGGCCCGGATCATCATCGACGCGGGCATGCAGCATATGTACGACGGTTTCATACTGACGGATCAGGGGAAGTACGCCGGCATCGGCAACGGGCATGACCTTCTGGGGGCCATTACCGAGCGCAAGCAGGCCCACCTGTTCTACCTCGCCCACTATGACGCCCTGACGGATCTTCCCAACCGACTCTTGTTCAAGGATCGGCTGACCCAGGCCTGCACGCGTTCCGAGCGCAACGGGCACTCCGTGGCCCTGATGTTTCTGGACCTGGATCGTTTCAAGCTGATCAACGACACCCTGGGCCATTCCGTGGGGGATCGGCTGCTGAAAAGCGTGGCGGGCCGTTTATTGGAAAACGTGCGCAAAAAGGACACGGTCTCCCGCCTGGGCGGGGACGAGTTTACGATCATCCTGGATGACGTCGAAACACCCCAGGACGCGGCGGTGGTCGCCCAGAAGATCATCCATGCCATGGGGCAGCCTTTTGTTCTTGAGGGTGACGAGGTGGTGGTGACCACAAGCATCGGCGTGGCCTTTTATCCCCAGGATGCCGCGAATGCTGAGGAATTGCAGAAAAATTCCGACGCGGCCATGTACCATGCCAAGGAAAAGGGCAAGAACAACTACCAGTTTTTCAAGCCGGAAATGAACATTCAGGTCAACGCCCGGCTCAGTTTGGAAAACCAGTTGCGCAAGGCCGTGGAAGCGGATCAGCTCCTGCTGCACTACCAACCCCAGGTGGAACTAAGCACCGGCAGGGTCGTGGGCGTGGAGGCCCTGCTTCGCTGGCAGCATCCGGAGCTGGGTTTTGTCCCGCCTTTGACCTTCATTCCCCTGGCCGAGGAGCTGGGGCTGATGGCCTCCATCGGGGAGTTCGTACTCCACGAGGCTTGCCGCCAGAACAAACAGTGGCAGGACGAATTGGGGGTCCGTGTCTGCATGGCCGTGAATCTGGCCGGATGGCAATTGGAGCAGCCCGATTTCCCGGATACCGTTGAGCGCATCCTGCGCAAAACCGGCCTTTCTCCGCGTTGTCTCGAATTGGAATTAACGGAAAACGTACTCATGGAGAACATCAAGCAGGCCCGGACCGCGTTGAACGTGCTCGGGCAAATGGGCGTTCTCGTGGCCATCGACGACTTCGGCACGGGCTATTCATCCCTGAACTATCTGCTGAACCTGCCCATCGACACTTTAAAGATCGACAAGTGCTTCATCCAGAGCATCGGTCTCCAGGACGACGGCGCGACCATCGCCACCGCCGTCATCGCCCTGGCCCGCAGCCTCAAGCTCAATGTCGTGGCCGAGGGCGTGGAAACAATCGAACAGCAAGAGTTTCTGCGTGAAAAGGGTTGCGATTTTATCCAGGGCTATTATTTCTCCCGCCCCCTGCCCGCCGCGGACCTTGCTCCAATCCTCACCAAACACGCGAAAATTCCCACTTCCCGCAAACTCAACTGCCTGGACGCGGAATGA
- a CDS encoding amphi-Trp domain-containing protein has product MSKKEVKLKGVMDVNQVVTYLEDLANSLKEGKICVQQGEQFVTLCPDKMVDVEVKATSKKGKEKFEMELAWYREVSQEMSISSDEPEQDAESEGSSLAVSGPVIEMPENQDTDSDSDGVDKTDRS; this is encoded by the coding sequence ATGTCGAAAAAGGAAGTCAAGTTGAAAGGCGTGATGGACGTCAACCAAGTGGTGACCTATCTGGAGGATCTGGCGAATTCTTTGAAGGAGGGCAAGATCTGCGTCCAACAGGGCGAGCAGTTCGTGACCCTTTGCCCGGACAAGATGGTGGACGTGGAGGTCAAGGCTACCTCGAAAAAAGGGAAGGAAAAGTTCGAGATGGAGTTGGCCTGGTACCGGGAGGTTTCCCAGGAAATGAGTATTTCCTCGGACGAACCGGAGCAGGACGCCGAAAGCGAAGGCTCGTCGCTGGCTGTCAGCGGTCCGGTGATCGAAATGCCGGAAAATCAGGACACGGATTCGGATTCCGACGGCGTAGACAAGACTGACCGGAGCTAG